The DNA segment CTTCACCTCTCCCGGGTGCGGAGAATTTTGAATCAGAAACGAATAAAGTGGATGTTGATCCGTGCCCTTTACGGAAATTTTGGACATCATATCAAAACTCGCACCTTTTTGAATTCTACAAAAGGTTTCGATTTCTTGATCGTTTCCTGGTTCTTGGCTTCCGAAATTATTGGCGGGGAAACCGAGTATTACAAATCCTTGATCCTTATATTTCTTATACACCTTTTCCAGATTTGCATACTGATACGTATAACCACATTTCGAAGCTACGTTGACAACCATCACAACCTTTCCTTTGTATTTGGAAAGAGAGACCTCGTTTCCTTTGATATCCTTTACTTTGAAATCGTAAAAACCGCCCTTTGCAAAAACTCCGGCCAACGGAAAGAAAACCCCGATTAAAAAAAATAGGACGAATAACTTGAACTGCATCGAATTTTACCTTCTCTCAATGAGTTTAAATCCGACCGACCGTTTGATTCAATCGTTTTTCAAAATTTTGGATTCCTTTCGGGTCTATGTAAAAAACCGGGTTTGGTCAATCGATACGAACCGCGATTTTACCGATCGTCCTTCCCTCTTCGAGTTTTTTATGAGCGTCTCCAATCTTGGTCCAAGAGAATATTTCTGGATCCAAAATCGGGCGCAAAATTCCGTTCTCCACAAGTCTTGAAATTTCTTTTAGAATCAGACCGTGTTGCGCTCGACCTTCTCCATACAAAAGAGGAATCAGCATAAAGACAATGGCCAAATCCAGACTTTTGGAATGTGCTTGTCCTAAGTTAAAGGTTCCAGATCCGTTGATCGTAATCGCCTTTCCCTTTCTTTTCACCAAAGCGATCGCGATTTCAAAACCACTTCCTCCTCCGGTATCAAACGCAAGGTCCAATTCCTCCGAACCAAAGACGACGAGTGCGGCCTCTCGAATTTCTTTTTCCGATCTTCCGCTTACCGCTTCGGCTCCAAGTTTTAAAGCCAACGTTTGTTTTTCTTTTCCGCTTGCGGTCGCCAAGACCCTTGCCCCCGCCCAACGAGCGAGTTGAACCGCGATATGACCCACGCCGCCCGCTCCGCCGGTGATTAAAATTTTATTTCCGGCTTGGATGTTTCCTTTTTCAAAAAGCCCTTCCCACGCGGTAATGGAAACCAACGGAAGAACCGCCGATTCCTCAAAACTGAGATTTTTTGGTTTTGGTCCGAGTAATTTCGCATCCGCGAGAATCAGCTCCGCGAGAGCCCCGCCCGTTCCGATCACACCGCCCACACAACCGAACACCTCGTCTCCGACCTTCCATGCGGCAACGTCATCCGCAACCTCTTCGATAATGCCCGCAACGTCTCCGTGTAAAACGGCGGGAAAAGCGGGTGCGATCGGAGGGCCGAATTTTCGAATCTTATAATCCACAGGATTTACGCTCGTTGCCTTGACACGAATGATCACATGGCCGGAAATCAGACTCGGTTTCGGGATTTCTTTTTTTTCAAAAACTTCAAACCCTCCAAAACCGTTGATTACGATTGCTTTCATAAAAATTCCCCCAAAATCAGATAGTAGATTATAACCCGGAACAATTCTTTCCACAATGTCTTGAATTTGAAAGAGATTCTTTCTAAAATGGAAAGAATGAATCTGGAAAGCATTTTGGATCTCGAGT comes from the Leptospira sp. WS92.C1 genome and includes:
- a CDS encoding glutathione peroxidase, whose protein sequence is MQFKLFVLFFLIGVFFPLAGVFAKGGFYDFKVKDIKGNEVSLSKYKGKVVMVVNVASKCGYTYQYANLEKVYKKYKDQGFVILGFPANNFGSQEPGNDQEIETFCRIQKGASFDMMSKISVKGTDQHPLYSFLIQNSPHPGEVKWNFEKILISKNGIIEARYLSAVEPDSAEVTGKIESLLK
- a CDS encoding zinc-dependent alcohol dehydrogenase family protein, with the translated sequence MKAIVINGFGGFEVFEKKEIPKPSLISGHVIIRVKATSVNPVDYKIRKFGPPIAPAFPAVLHGDVAGIIEEVADDVAAWKVGDEVFGCVGGVIGTGGALAELILADAKLLGPKPKNLSFEESAVLPLVSITAWEGLFEKGNIQAGNKILITGGAGGVGHIAVQLARWAGARVLATASGKEKQTLALKLGAEAVSGRSEKEIREAALVVFGSEELDLAFDTGGGSGFEIAIALVKRKGKAITINGSGTFNLGQAHSKSLDLAIVFMLIPLLYGEGRAQHGLILKEISRLVENGILRPILDPEIFSWTKIGDAHKKLEEGRTIGKIAVRID